A single Arcobacter sp. FWKO B DNA region contains:
- a CDS encoding replication-associated recombination protein A, protein MQRLATLLKPTNLDEFIGQTHLLYKTSVLYKLITKKEIPHLIFFGKPGSGKTTLAKIIAKNSQMPYYYLNATTIKIDEFRDIVKRYKNSFEKPLIFIDEIHRLSKNQQEVLLPFMENYDFILIGASTENPFYTLTNAFRSRSFLFEFKELNYEESNTLLQRAINALNTTIDEESKEFVIRIANGDGRTILNLIDFAFSARGEIKLEDLKELRNVPQGFGSSSKDSHYDITSALIKSMRGSDIDASLYYLGLLIAGGEEASFIARRLVIFASEDIGNANPNALNLATSTLLGVKEIGYPESRIILAQCVVYLASCPKSNSSYKAINQTLDIIQNGQIQDIPLHIKQDNIGYLYPHDFGGWVDQKYLSKDLKLYESKDIGFEKTLREWNEKIKLIVNN, encoded by the coding sequence ATGCAAAGACTAGCAACCTTACTGAAGCCAACTAATCTAGATGAGTTTATAGGTCAAACTCATCTACTATACAAAACAAGTGTATTGTATAAACTAATTACCAAAAAAGAGATTCCTCACCTGATCTTTTTTGGTAAGCCAGGAAGTGGAAAAACTACACTAGCAAAGATTATTGCTAAAAACTCACAAATGCCTTATTATTATCTAAATGCAACTACTATCAAAATTGATGAGTTTAGAGATATAGTAAAAAGGTATAAAAATAGCTTTGAAAAGCCTTTAATTTTTATTGATGAGATACATAGACTTAGTAAAAATCAACAAGAAGTCCTTCTTCCTTTTATGGAGAATTATGATTTTATTTTAATAGGGGCTAGTACAGAAAATCCTTTTTATACACTAACAAATGCATTTAGATCTAGGTCATTTTTATTTGAGTTTAAAGAATTAAATTATGAAGAATCAAACACCTTGCTACAAAGAGCGATCAACGCTCTTAACACTACGATAGATGAAGAATCTAAAGAGTTTGTTATACGCATAGCAAATGGAGATGGAAGAACAATTTTAAATCTTATTGATTTTGCCTTTAGTGCAAGAGGTGAAATAAAACTAGAAGATTTAAAAGAGCTAAGGAATGTGCCACAAGGATTTGGAAGTAGTTCAAAAGATAGTCATTATGATATAACTAGTGCATTAATAAAATCAATGCGTGGAAGTGATATAGATGCTTCTCTTTATTATCTAGGACTTTTAATAGCTGGAGGAGAAGAAGCGTCATTTATAGCTAGACGACTTGTAATATTTGCTAGTGAAGATATTGGCAATGCAAATCCAAATGCTCTTAATCTAGCAACTAGTACACTTCTTGGAGTCAAAGAGATAGGCTATCCTGAATCAAGGATTATATTAGCTCAATGTGTAGTTTATCTTGCATCTTGTCCAAAATCAAATAGTTCATATAAAGCAATTAATCAAACTCTTGATATAATACAAAATGGTCAAATCCAAGATATACCTTTGCATATAAAGCAAGACAATATAGGGTATCTTTATCCTCATGATTTTGGGGGATGGGTGGATCAAAAGTACTTGTCTAAAGATTTGAAATTATACGAATCAAAAGATATAGGTTTTGAAAAAACACTTAGAGAGTGGAACGAAAAAATAAAACTAATAGTTAATAACTAA
- a CDS encoding pseudouridine synthase produces MKKAPQKKSYDEQQKDSEETRLNKFISHNSKYSRREADTLISEGKVSINGKVVTDLSQKVTNEDKVEVNGKRIKFEENKMYTVIVYNKPKGELVTKSDPQGRKTIYDSLGAKFKHFLPIGRLDYASEGVLLLSDNVDVVNALMHSNLERIYRLKISGYITSSMIKAMEEGITIEDASKGAHKHSEIKSMTFAPFNAYQIQKNDKSYSKIKVVISEGKNRELRRFFGYFDSEVKDLKRVEFGGISLNNLPTGKTRYLTKDEYKSLRTFLKDNAKTSNLTEAN; encoded by the coding sequence ATAAAAAAAGCTCCTCAAAAAAAGAGTTATGATGAACAACAAAAAGACTCTGAAGAAACTAGATTAAATAAATTTATATCCCATAATTCAAAATACTCAAGAAGAGAAGCTGATACACTTATCTCAGAAGGTAAAGTTTCAATAAATGGAAAAGTAGTTACAGATTTAAGTCAAAAAGTTACTAATGAAGATAAAGTTGAAGTAAATGGCAAAAGAATAAAATTTGAAGAAAATAAAATGTACACTGTTATAGTGTACAATAAACCAAAAGGTGAACTTGTAACAAAAAGTGATCCTCAAGGAAGAAAAACAATATATGACTCTCTAGGGGCTAAATTTAAACACTTTTTACCGATAGGTAGACTTGATTATGCAAGTGAAGGTGTTTTACTATTAAGTGATAATGTTGATGTCGTAAACGCATTGATGCATTCAAACCTAGAAAGAATTTATAGGCTTAAGATTAGTGGATATATTACTTCCTCTATGATAAAAGCAATGGAAGAGGGGATAACAATTGAAGATGCAAGTAAAGGTGCACATAAACATAGTGAAATAAAATCTATGACATTTGCACCATTTAATGCATACCAAATACAAAAAAATGATAAGAGTTACTCTAAAATAAAAGTTGTAATTAGTGAAGGTAAAAATAGAGAGTTAAGAAGATTCTTTGGATACTTTGATAGCGAAGTAAAAGACTTAAAAAGAGTAGAGTTTGGAGGAATTTCTTTAAATAATCTTCCAACAGGAAAAACAAGATATTTAACAAAAGATGAATACAAAAGTTTAAGAACATTTTTAAAAGACAATGCAAAGACTAGCAACCTTACTGAAGCCAACTAA
- a CDS encoding KpsF/GutQ family sugar-phosphate isomerase — protein sequence MKYSDIAREVLELEAQQLVEASKCIGEEFDRAIELIYNTKGKLIITGVGKSGLVGAKIAATLASTGTSSFFIHPTEAMHGDLGMISKGDSVLAISYSGESEELISILPHLKRFDIPLISMARDKNSTLAKYSDVFLSIKVSKEACPLNAAPTSSTTLTMALGDAIAVSLMKKRDFKKEDFASFHPGGSLGKRLFIKVENLLRKQNLPIVSRETSIKDAIIKISEGRIGNVIIAEDGKLYGVVSDGDLRRALMREDFDLTHSIISIATKNPKVIKDKNILASDALEIIEEYKIQLLVVVDENNTLEGVLHIHDLIEAGISSSK from the coding sequence ATGAAGTATTCTGATATTGCAAGAGAAGTTCTTGAGTTAGAGGCACAGCAGTTGGTTGAAGCTTCAAAATGTATTGGTGAAGAGTTTGATAGGGCAATTGAGCTGATTTACAATACAAAAGGGAAGCTTATTATCACTGGTGTTGGTAAATCTGGGCTTGTTGGTGCCAAGATTGCAGCAACACTTGCTAGTACAGGGACTAGTTCTTTTTTTATTCATCCTACTGAAGCTATGCATGGTGACCTTGGAATGATAAGTAAAGGGGATTCTGTTCTAGCTATTAGTTATAGCGGAGAGAGTGAAGAACTTATTAGTATATTACCACATCTAAAAAGATTTGATATACCACTTATTTCAATGGCAAGAGATAAAAATTCAACATTAGCTAAATATAGTGATGTTTTTTTATCTATTAAGGTGAGTAAAGAGGCTTGTCCTCTCAATGCTGCACCTACATCTTCAACAACACTTACAATGGCTTTGGGTGATGCAATAGCCGTTTCTCTTATGAAAAAAAGAGATTTCAAAAAAGAGGATTTTGCATCATTTCACCCTGGAGGAAGTTTAGGTAAAAGGCTATTTATAAAAGTAGAAAATCTTTTAAGAAAGCAAAACTTACCAATTGTTTCACGTGAAACATCCATAAAAGATGCTATAATTAAAATAAGTGAAGGCAGGATAGGTAATGTTATAATTGCTGAAGATGGTAAGCTTTATGGAGTAGTTAGTGACGGGGATTTAAGAAGGGCATTGATGAGAGAAGACTTTGATTTAACCCATAGTATAATCTCTATAGCAACAAAAAATCCTAAGGTAATCAAAGACAAGAATATATTGGCAAGTGATGCACTTGAAATTATAGAAGAGTATAAAATCCAGCTACTTGTAGTTGTGGATGAAAACAATACTTTAGAAGGTGTACTACATATACATGACTTAATAGAAGCAGGAATAAGTAGTAGTAAGTAA
- a CDS encoding ribonuclease J: MEEIKEVEQTKQEETAPNGDVEQKPKRFKNPNFKKNKSQFNKDKANMTPEDGVWQNDMKKSFESNERSHKNRLNPHYKLNLSTNAKVRITPLGGLGEIGGNMMIIETEKSAIIVDVGMSFPDDNMHGVDILIPDFSYLREIKNKIAGIVLTHGHEDHIGAMPYLFKEMQFPVYGTPLPLEMIGSKFDEHKMRHHRSFFRAVTKRVPVKIGDFEVEWMHITHSIIDSSALAIKTEAGTIIHSGDFKIDHTPIDGYPTDLHRLAHYGEEGVLLLLSDSTNSHSQGFTKSEKTVGPTFDNIFAKAKGRVIMSTFSSNIHRVAQAIEHGLKYDRKICVIGRSMEKNLELCMSLGYIKFPKDKFVDAHEINKYEDKELLIVTTGSQGESMSALYRMAIHEHRHIKIKEGDQVILSAKAIPGNEGSVSEIINHLLKAGAAVAYQDFSEIHVSGHAAQEEQKLMLRLVKPKFFMPVHGEYNHVLKHKQTGIDCGVLERNVYVLSDGEQVEITPKYIKKVRSVKTGKVYVDNQLNHKISDDIVIDRQTMANEGVIMIVAQINANDRKIVDKPRVMSFGLVSDKDDRRFSDEIEELLVTFLTNVKPGILQNNRVLEDEIRKVVRKHCIRKFKKYPMIVPTLFVQ; the protein is encoded by the coding sequence ATGGAAGAAATAAAAGAAGTTGAACAAACAAAACAAGAAGAAACTGCTCCAAATGGTGATGTAGAACAAAAACCAAAAAGATTTAAGAATCCAAATTTTAAGAAAAATAAATCTCAGTTCAATAAAGATAAAGCAAATATGACTCCAGAAGATGGGGTATGGCAAAATGATATGAAAAAATCTTTTGAATCAAATGAGAGATCTCACAAAAATAGATTAAATCCACACTATAAACTTAATCTCTCTACAAATGCAAAAGTTAGAATTACTCCACTTGGTGGACTTGGTGAAATAGGCGGAAATATGATGATAATTGAGACTGAAAAGTCAGCAATTATTGTAGATGTAGGTATGAGTTTCCCAGATGACAATATGCATGGTGTTGATATCTTAATACCAGATTTCTCTTATTTAAGAGAAATCAAAAATAAAATTGCAGGGATAGTATTAACTCATGGTCATGAAGATCATATAGGTGCAATGCCATATTTATTTAAAGAGATGCAATTTCCTGTATATGGAACTCCACTTCCACTTGAAATGATTGGTTCTAAATTTGATGAACACAAAATGAGACACCATAGAAGTTTTTTCCGTGCTGTAACAAAAAGAGTACCAGTTAAAATAGGTGATTTTGAGGTTGAGTGGATGCACATAACACACTCTATAATAGACTCTTCAGCTCTTGCAATAAAAACAGAAGCTGGTACAATTATCCATTCTGGAGATTTTAAGATAGATCATACCCCAATTGATGGTTATCCTACAGATTTACACAGACTTGCTCACTATGGAGAAGAGGGTGTTTTATTACTTTTAAGTGACTCAACAAATTCACATTCACAAGGTTTTACAAAAAGTGAAAAAACTGTAGGTCCAACTTTTGATAATATCTTTGCAAAGGCAAAGGGAAGAGTTATAATGTCTACATTTAGCTCAAATATCCATAGGGTTGCACAAGCAATTGAACACGGTTTAAAATATGATAGAAAGATTTGTGTTATTGGTAGATCAATGGAGAAAAATCTTGAGCTGTGTATGAGCTTAGGGTATATAAAGTTTCCTAAAGATAAATTTGTTGATGCACATGAAATTAATAAATATGAGGATAAAGAGCTTCTTATAGTAACAACAGGGAGCCAAGGAGAGTCTATGAGTGCCCTATATAGAATGGCAATACATGAGCATAGACACATCAAAATCAAAGAGGGTGATCAAGTAATCCTTTCCGCAAAAGCAATTCCAGGAAATGAAGGAAGTGTAAGTGAGATTATCAACCATCTTTTAAAAGCAGGTGCTGCTGTAGCATATCAAGATTTTAGTGAAATACATGTTAGTGGGCACGCTGCTCAAGAAGAACAAAAACTTATGTTAAGACTTGTAAAACCAAAATTCTTTATGCCAGTTCATGGTGAATATAATCATGTTTTAAAACATAAACAAACAGGTATTGACTGTGGAGTATTAGAAAGAAATGTATATGTATTAAGTGATGGTGAACAAGTAGAAATTACACCAAAATATATCAAAAAAGTTAGATCAGTAAAAACTGGTAAAGTATATGTTGATAATCAACTAAATCATAAAATATCTGACGATATCGTAATCGATAGGCAAACTATGGCAAATGAGGGTGTTATTATGATAGTGGCACAAATTAATGCTAATGATAGAAAAATTGTTGATAAACCAAGAGTTATGTCTTTTGGATTGGTATCAGATAAAGATGATAGAAGATTTTCTGATGAAATAGAGGAGCTTCTAGTAACATTCCTTACAAATGTTAAACCAGGAATATTACAAAATAATAGAGTACTAGAAGATGAGATTAGAAAAGTAGTTAGAAAACATTGTATAAGAAAATTCAAAAAATATCCGATGATTGTACCTACGCTTTTTGTACAATAA
- the rsmA gene encoding 16S rRNA (adenine(1518)-N(6)/adenine(1519)-N(6))-dimethyltransferase RsmA — translation MEKVIAKKKFGQNFLKDKTVLNKIIEAMPKNDNIVIEIGPGLGDLTSELVKYKGVIAYEVDADLLGILQEKFSKEISSQKFKLIHTDVLEFWEKNITLYGQGKYDLIANLPYYIATNIILKAFDDINCENIIVMVQKEVGDKFIAEVGDSDFCALSVLTKTISSYSKTVVVVPPSSFEPAPKVDSSVIYIKKNLDISLDNEYKKFLKVAFSAPRKKLSKNLSALLSKEEIQTVYQVLDIKNDIRPHELSPSLYRQIYNKVIIDGRNKRS, via the coding sequence ATGGAAAAAGTAATAGCAAAAAAGAAGTTTGGACAAAACTTTTTAAAAGATAAAACTGTATTAAATAAGATCATCGAAGCGATGCCCAAAAATGACAATATTGTTATTGAGATTGGGCCTGGCTTAGGTGATTTGACTAGTGAATTAGTCAAGTACAAAGGGGTGATTGCCTATGAAGTTGATGCTGACTTATTAGGTATATTGCAAGAGAAGTTTTCTAAAGAGATTTCTTCACAAAAATTCAAACTTATCCACACAGATGTTTTGGAGTTTTGGGAGAAAAATATTACTCTTTATGGTCAAGGTAAATATGACTTAATAGCAAATTTACCATATTATATCGCAACAAATATAATACTAAAAGCATTTGATGATATCAATTGCGAAAATATTATTGTTATGGTGCAAAAAGAAGTTGGAGATAAATTTATTGCTGAAGTAGGGGATAGTGATTTTTGTGCATTAAGCGTGCTTACAAAGACTATATCATCATACTCTAAGACTGTAGTAGTTGTTCCTCCAAGTTCTTTTGAACCTGCACCAAAAGTTGATTCATCAGTTATTTATATCAAGAAAAATCTTGATATATCTTTAGATAATGAGTATAAAAAGTTTTTAAAAGTGGCATTTAGTGCCCCAAGAAAGAAGCTTTCAAAAAACTTATCGGCATTGTTGTCTAAAGAAGAAATACAAACTGTATATCAAGTTCTTGATATAAAAAATGATATAAGACCACATGAACTTTCACCCTCTTTGTATCGCCAAATATATAATAAGGTGATAATAGATGGAAGAAATAAAAGAAGTTGA
- the hisF gene encoding imidazole glycerol phosphate synthase subunit HisF, which produces MSYFAKRIIPCLDVKDGRVVKGVNFVGLIDAGNPVEVAKRYNEEGADEITFLDITASHENRDTIVDVVKEVAKEVFIPLTVGGGIRTLEDIYKLLNVGCDKISINSSAIKNPDFINEGAKRFGSQCIVVAIDVKKVAPNKYNVFINGGRTDTGLDALSWAKEAYDRGAGEILLTSMDADGTKAGFELNITSQISKLVDIPVIASGGAGTMEHIKDAFLCGAEAALAASIFHFKEIDIMELKRYLALNNIPVRL; this is translated from the coding sequence ATGTCATATTTTGCAAAAAGAATTATACCTTGTCTTGATGTTAAAGATGGAAGAGTTGTAAAAGGTGTAAACTTTGTTGGACTTATAGATGCAGGTAATCCTGTAGAAGTAGCAAAAAGATACAATGAAGAAGGGGCTGATGAAATCACTTTTTTAGATATCACCGCTAGCCATGAAAATAGAGATACTATTGTAGATGTTGTTAAAGAAGTCGCAAAGGAAGTATTTATTCCACTAACTGTTGGTGGCGGAATAAGAACACTAGAAGATATATACAAACTTTTAAATGTAGGATGTGATAAGATAAGTATCAATTCTTCAGCTATCAAAAACCCTGATTTTATAAATGAAGGTGCAAAAAGATTTGGAAGTCAATGTATAGTAGTAGCAATAGATGTAAAAAAAGTTGCTCCAAATAAATACAATGTTTTTATCAATGGCGGAAGAACCGATACTGGGCTTGATGCCTTATCTTGGGCAAAAGAAGCTTATGATAGAGGTGCTGGTGAAATACTGCTTACTTCTATGGATGCTGATGGTACAAAAGCTGGTTTTGAGTTAAATATTACAAGTCAAATATCAAAACTTGTTGATATACCTGTTATTGCAAGTGGTGGAGCTGGTACGATGGAGCATATAAAAGATGCATTTTTATGTGGTGCTGAAGCAGCCTTGGCAGCTTCTATTTTTCACTTTAAAGAGATAGATATTATGGAGCTAAAAAGATATTTGGCTCTTAATAATATTCCAGTAAGGCTATAA
- a CDS encoding purine-nucleoside phosphorylase has translation MIISAGRQETFPFATAIGVGLIESAINLTRIALFDKPDFLVFVGSAGSYGNYKIFDIVESVTASNIELSLWQNFSYTPLDNVLKVDNIKTNSNVIVNSSNYISTNIELCKNFIKNGIDIENMEFYSVLQVAKEFDIPCIGIFIVTNYCDPSAHQDFIANHSQAMDKLVGYLEGKKLIVPRETM, from the coding sequence ATGATAATAAGTGCAGGAAGACAAGAAACATTTCCATTTGCAACTGCTATTGGTGTAGGACTAATTGAAAGTGCTATAAATCTTACAAGAATCGCCCTTTTTGATAAACCAGATTTTTTGGTTTTTGTTGGAAGTGCTGGAAGTTATGGAAACTACAAAATATTTGATATAGTTGAGTCTGTAACAGCGTCTAATATAGAACTAAGCCTTTGGCAAAATTTTTCATATACTCCTCTTGATAATGTTCTAAAAGTTGATAATATAAAAACAAATTCAAATGTAATAGTTAATTCATCAAACTATATATCTACTAATATAGAGCTTTGCAAAAACTTTATCAAAAATGGTATTGATATCGAGAATATGGAGTTTTATTCTGTATTACAAGTTGCTAAAGAATTTGATATTCCTTGTATTGGTATCTTTATTGTGACAAACTATTGTGACCCATCGGCACATCAAGATTTCATAGCAAATCATAGCCAAGCGATGGATAAACTTGTAGGATACTTAGAAGGAAAAAAACTAATTGTTCCACGTGAAACAATGTAA
- the rlmN gene encoding 23S rRNA (adenine(2503)-C(2))-methyltransferase RlmN, producing the protein MQEGLKTLYDYTLDELKQIISPSFRAKQIYNWIYKKYAQDFEQMSNLPKDMIKSLKESYTLDLANIKASETSVDGSIKYLFEFADGHSVESVFLLMKDKQYDEDGNIIKGEKYTFCISTQVGCKVGCSFCLTAKGGFVRNLSAAEIVYQVLMLKKLNNIEENKAVNIVYMGMGEPLDNFDNLIKAIKIISELDGLAISTKRQTISTSGISSKIEKLGKEDLGVQLAISLHAVDDELRTELIPMNKAYNIKSIIDAVKNFPVDTRKKVMFEYLVIKDKNDDLASAKKLVKLLSGIKAKVNLIYFNPYPNSPYQRPSKDNMVKFQEYLISKGLLCTIRESKGLDISAACGQLKEKGE; encoded by the coding sequence ATGCAAGAAGGTTTAAAAACTTTATATGATTATACTCTTGATGAATTAAAGCAAATCATATCACCATCTTTTAGAGCAAAACAAATATATAATTGGATATACAAAAAGTATGCACAAGATTTTGAACAGATGTCAAACCTACCAAAAGATATGATTAAATCTTTAAAAGAAAGCTATACTTTGGATTTAGCAAATATTAAGGCATCTGAAACAAGTGTAGATGGAAGTATCAAATACCTTTTTGAATTTGCAGATGGCCATAGTGTAGAGTCTGTGTTTCTTTTGATGAAAGATAAACAATACGATGAAGATGGTAATATAATAAAAGGTGAGAAATATACTTTTTGTATCTCCACACAAGTGGGCTGTAAAGTTGGGTGTAGTTTTTGTTTGACTGCAAAGGGTGGATTTGTAAGAAACCTTAGTGCAGCTGAAATAGTATATCAAGTCTTGATGCTCAAAAAACTAAACAATATAGAAGAAAATAAAGCGGTAAATATAGTCTATATGGGTATGGGTGAGCCACTTGATAACTTTGACAATCTTATCAAAGCTATCAAGATAATATCAGAACTTGATGGACTTGCTATTAGCACAAAAAGACAAACTATATCCACAAGTGGGATAAGCTCAAAAATAGAAAAGTTAGGAAAAGAAGACTTAGGTGTACAGCTTGCTATTTCACTTCACGCTGTAGATGATGAACTAAGAACTGAACTTATCCCTATGAACAAAGCTTACAATATCAAATCAATAATTGATGCGGTCAAAAACTTCCCCGTTGATACTAGAAAAAAAGTGATGTTTGAGTATCTTGTTATAAAAGATAAAAATGATGATTTGGCAAGTGCTAAGAAATTAGTAAAACTATTAAGTGGTATAAAGGCAAAGGTAAATCTTATTTACTTTAATCCATATCCTAATTCTCCATATCAAAGACCCTCTAAGGATAATATGGTAAAATTTCAAGAATACCTGATTTCTAAAGGGCTTTTATGCACTATTAGAGAGTCAAAAGGGCTAGATATCTCAGCTGCTTGTGGGCAATTGAAAGAAAAAGGGGAATAG
- the gltX gene encoding glutamate--tRNA ligase, with protein sequence MAITRFAPSPTGYLHIGGLRTALYNYLWARKTGGEFKLRIEDTDMARNSEDALKAILQAFEWVGLDYDGEVEYQSKRMDIYKGYIQKLLDEDKAYYCYMSKEELDALRESQTAAGLTPRYDGRYRDFKGTPPSDISPVIRIKAPQEGEICFIDGVKSDMVFSCDQVDDFIIARSDGTPIYNFVVVIDDHLMGITEVLRGDDHLTNTAKQIVIYEALGFNVPKFYHIPMINNPEGKKLSKRDGATDVMEYKNLGYLPEALLNFLVRLGWSHGDQEIFSMEEMLTLFDPNNINKSSSCYNAEKLLWLNAHYIKNKPNQELAEILKFYDCEIHGHDKVEMILDLCKERAGTMLELKNSIELIINTPSSYDETGVNKFINEDIVKILEIYAKMIMDYEGELHLACDYETITKPFIAQYALKMPQLFQPIRLALTGSTQAPSVYDIMAILGKNEVLKRIYTAIEKKFS encoded by the coding sequence ATGGCAATAACTCGATTTGCACCAAGTCCAACTGGATATCTTCATATAGGGGGTCTAAGAACTGCACTATATAACTATCTTTGGGCTAGAAAAACTGGCGGAGAATTTAAGCTTAGAATAGAAGATACAGATATGGCAAGAAACTCTGAAGATGCACTAAAAGCAATACTTCAAGCATTTGAATGGGTTGGACTTGACTATGATGGTGAGGTAGAATACCAATCAAAAAGAATGGATATCTACAAAGGCTATATTCAAAAGCTTCTTGATGAGGATAAAGCATATTATTGCTATATGAGCAAAGAAGAGCTTGATGCATTAAGGGAGTCACAAACTGCTGCAGGACTTACTCCTAGATATGATGGAAGATATAGAGATTTCAAAGGAACACCACCTAGTGATATATCACCTGTTATAAGAATAAAAGCACCTCAAGAGGGAGAGATTTGTTTTATAGATGGTGTTAAGTCTGATATGGTATTTAGCTGTGACCAGGTAGATGATTTTATAATTGCAAGAAGTGATGGAACTCCTATATATAACTTTGTTGTAGTAATAGATGATCATTTAATGGGGATTACAGAAGTACTAAGAGGTGATGACCACCTGACAAATACAGCAAAACAAATAGTTATCTATGAAGCACTAGGATTTAATGTACCAAAGTTTTACCATATCCCTATGATAAACAACCCAGAAGGTAAGAAACTATCAAAAAGAGATGGTGCTACAGATGTAATGGAGTATAAAAACTTAGGATATCTACCTGAAGCACTTTTGAACTTCCTTGTAAGACTTGGATGGAGTCATGGGGATCAAGAGATATTTAGTATGGAAGAGATGCTAACACTTTTTGATCCAAACAATATAAACAAATCTTCATCTTGCTACAACGCAGAAAAACTTCTATGGCTAAATGCCCACTATATCAAAAACAAACCAAATCAAGAACTAGCAGAAATTTTAAAGTTTTATGATTGTGAAATACATGGTCATGATAAAGTAGAGATGATACTTGATTTATGTAAAGAAAGAGCTGGGACTATGCTAGAACTCAAAAACTCTATCGAGCTTATCATAAATACTCCATCAAGCTATGATGAAACAGGTGTAAATAAATTTATCAATGAAGATATAGTAAAAATACTAGAAATTTATGCAAAAATGATTATGGATTATGAGGGTGAGTTACATCTTGCATGTGATTATGAAACCATTACAAAGCCGTTTATTGCTCAATACGCTCTTAAAATGCCTCAACTGTTCCAACCTATAAGACTAGCTCTCACTGGAAGCACACAAGCCCCTTCTGTGTATGATATTATGGCAATACTTGGTAAAAACGAAGTATTAAAAAGAATCTATACAGCTATAGAGAAGAAATTTAGCTAA
- a CDS encoding NlpC/P60 family protein, protein MKIPSLDNNGNFSNQNEAKIVNTINSHINKNMGKDCSDFVSIVNQELNNIYFDEKELDFSKGIGKSQAIYNLYEKQGKISTKELPNIGDLIFFKDTVKSTKTTSKITHIGIVQNISNDNTITFIHNLNGKVTIGYVNMKNMDIHNIDGKTVNSFIVRCPTKNNPNYKCLSSKFLAGYGKVNGKEGFRE, encoded by the coding sequence ATGAAAATACCAAGCTTAGATAATAATGGAAACTTTTCCAATCAAAATGAAGCTAAGATTGTAAATACAATTAATTCACATATAAACAAAAACATGGGCAAAGACTGCTCTGATTTTGTATCCATAGTAAATCAAGAACTTAACAATATCTATTTCGATGAAAAAGAGCTAGATTTCTCTAAAGGAATAGGTAAATCCCAAGCCATTTACAACCTATACGAAAAACAAGGCAAAATATCAACAAAAGAGTTACCAAATATCGGTGATTTGATATTTTTCAAAGATACAGTAAAATCAACTAAAACAACCTCCAAAATAACCCACATAGGAATAGTACAAAATATCAGTAACGATAATACAATCACATTCATACACAACCTAAACGGCAAAGTGACAATAGGCTATGTAAATATGAAAAATATGGATATCCACAATATAGATGGCAAAACAGTAAATAGTTTTATTGTCAGATGCCCTACAAAAAACAACCCAAATTACAAATGCTTAAGCTCTAAGTTTTTGGCGGGGTATGGGAAGGTTAACGGTAAAGAAGGATTTAGGGAGTAG